A stretch of the Acyrthosiphon pisum isolate AL4f chromosome A2, pea_aphid_22Mar2018_4r6ur, whole genome shotgun sequence genome encodes the following:
- the LOC100162798 gene encoding high affinity cationic amino acid transporter 1, whose translation MAVGKKLNRKKTMAGVVRESSMLDRVLTTTDLTALGVGSTIGVGVYVLPGALSKYVAGPAVVVSFFIAAVASVFAGLCYAELSSRVPRAGSAYSYAYIAVGELAAFIVGWNLLLEYTIGGASIARGMSLYIDALTNKTMETAFRGLYEIELPYLSEYFDFFAMFIVLLFSVALACGLKDSVRLNNLFTLLNCAIMVIVIVGGSFHIDFKNWSLPKAEVPNWAGEGGFWPYGLQGALQGAATCFYGYVGFDCIAASGEEVKNPQKSLPLAIVLSLFIVFLAYSGVSAVLTLMIPYYAQDANMPLSHAFDVIGWTSLKWIIGVGAVFGMCACMFGSMYPLPRILYAMSNDGLIFKSLGKVHPRFKTPFFGTIFAGIITGFFAALLNLQQLVDMMTIGTLLVYVMVAVCVLYTRYQEQSDMDYDILADEYIESTALVTIKVQHTKKQILKQLFNFHKFVRANSLSSYVASLQTTCFTIVCLPLGLYLSHWYELNSTHWIIVQVLVGVMILQLVSIAMQPTSKTPVAFKVPLVPLTPALSIFINIYLMFFFDIYTWTKFIIWMIIGFAIYFGYGITHSKENNPEINIVNSSQSKTSLNID comes from the exons ATGGCGGTCGGCAAAAAGTTGAACCGGAAGAAGACGATGGCGGGCGTAGTGCGTGAGTCGTCCATGTTGGACAGGGTACTGACAACCACCGACTTGACGGCTTTGGGCGTGGGCAGCACAATTGGCGTGGGGGTGTACGTTTTACCCGGTGCCCTATCAAAGTACGTGGCCGGTCCTGCCGTTGTCGTGTCGTTTTTCATCGCCGCCGTTGCCTCCGTGTTTGCCG GACTATGTTACGCCGAACTTAGCAGTCGAGTCCCCAGGGCAGGATCAGCTTACTCGTATGCTTATATCGCTGTTGGCGAATTAGCAGCATTCATAGTCGGATGGAATCTACTACTAGAATacacaatag GTGGCGCTAGCATAGCCAGAGGAATGAGTCTTTACATCGATGCGTTAACCAACAAAACTATGGAAACAGCTTTCAGAGGGCTTTATGAGATCGAATTACCATACTTATCCGAGTATTTTGACTTTTTCGCCATGTTCATTGTTCTTCTGTTCTCTG TCGCTCTGGCTTGCGGTCTCAAAGACTCGGTGCGTCTCAATAACCTATTCACGTTATTGAATTGTGCAATCATGGTCATAGTCATCGTTGGTGGTTCATTTcaca TCGATTTCAAAAATTGGTCACTACCGAAAGCGGAAGTGCCCAATTGGGCAGGGGAAGGCGGTTTTTGGCCTTACGGTCTGCAAGGAGCATTGCAAGGGGCGGCCACGTGCTTCTACGGGTATGTAGGGTTTGACTGTATAGCTGCGTCTGGCGAAGAAGTGAAAAACCCTCAGAAGTCATTACCATTAGCCATCGTATTATCGCTCTTCATCGTGTTCCTCGCCTATTCCGGAGTGTCCGCCGTCCTCACGTTGATGATACCGTACTACGCACAG GACGCAAATATGCCATTAAGTCATGCGTTCGACGTTATTGGATGGACGTCTCTGAAATGGATCATAGGAGTAGGAGCAGTTTTCGGGATGTGTGCCTG CATGTTCGGTTCAATGTATCCACTGCCGAGGATTTTGTATGCAATGTCCAACGACGGTCTGATATTCAAAAGTTTGGGGAAAGTACACCCAAGGTTCAAGACTCCATTTTTTGGAACGATATTTGCCGGCATCATTACGG gtttttttGCCGCCTTACTAAATCTCCAACAACTAGTGGATATGATGACAATCGGCACTCTGCTTGTATACGTCATGGTCGCTGTTTGCGTACTGTACACaag atatcaaGAACAGAGCGATATGGACTACGATATATTGGCTGACGAATACATCGAATCTACGGCATTGGTCACGATAAAAGTACAACACACAAAGAAACAAATACTGAAACAATTATTCAACTTCCACAAATTCGTGAGGGCAAACAGTCTGAGCAGTTATGTAGCGTCTTTACAAACGACGTGTTTCA cAATCGTATGTTTGCCCCTTGGTCTTTATTTAAGTCACTGGTACGAGCTAAACAGTACCCATTGGATCATTGTTCAGGTTCTTGTAGGTGTCATGATTTTACAACTTGTATCCATCGCTATGCAACCAACGTCTAAAACTCCAGTAGCATTCAAA gtGCCACTTGTACCACTTACCCCGGCACtgagtatatttataaacatttatttaatgttctTTTTCGACATATACACGTGGACGAAATTCATCATTTGGATGATCATTG gttttgcCATTTATTTTGGATATGGTATCACGCATAGCAAGGAAAATAATCCAGAGATAAATATTGTCAACAGTAGTCAGTCAAAAACGTCATTAAACATagattga
- the Mrpl22 gene encoding 39S ribosomal protein L22, mitochondrial: MLNCVTSKLTLLCHSRLPSSFINLRECVALFATPKTDFSTSSIKLAGTKDEPTRWLSYNDVIYPPQEPGEERRPAFVCHQKLNIKYSPKKMWYVASFVRGMSVDEALKQLPLVGRKGATIVKDTILEAQQLAIEKHNVEFKTNLWIAESFCGKGPVIKGMRRHARMRMGEVMYRYCHYFVRLEEGTPPENYYYSWPKTGPALLAHWVDEVRDRKIQGSL, from the exons atgttaaattgtgTGACCAGTAAGTTGACGTTACTTTGTCATAGTAGGCTTCCATCAAGTTTCATCAATCTTCGGGAATGTGTGGCACTATTTGCTACTCCCAAGACGGACTTCAGCACCTCTTCCATCAAATTAGCTGGTACTAAAGATGAACCTACACGGTGGTTATCATATAATGATGTTATATACCCACCACAGGAACCAGGGGAAGAGAGAAGACCGGCT TTTGTGTgtcatcaaaaattaaatatcaaatacagCCCCAAAAAAATGTGGTATGTCGCGAGCTTTGTGCGTGGCATGTCTGTGGACGAAGCACTAAAACAATTACCCTTGGTCGGGCGTAAAGGTGCCACTATAGTTAAAGATACTATTTTAGAAGCTCAACAGCTAGCCATCGAAAAACATAATGTTGAATTTAAGACAAATCTGTGGATTG ctGAGTCATTTTGTGGTAAAGGTCCAGTGATAAAAGGTATGCGCAGACATGCTAGGATGCGAATGGGTGAAGTCATGTACAGGTACTGTCATTATTTTGTAAGATTAGAAGAAGGTACACCcccagaaaattattattatagctggcCTAAGACAGGCCCAGCTCTGTTAGCCCACTGGGTTGATGAGGTTCGTGACCGTAAAATTCAAGGATCATTGTAA